In the genome of Polaromonas vacuolata, the window AACGGCGCACGCTCTGCATTTACTAGGCGCGCAAATTATTATCTCGGCGCGCAACCAAGCCGCGCTTGATCAGTTTGTTCAAGAGCATCCTGGCTCTATTGCGCTGGCATTAGACGCTGGCGACGCAGCATCGGTCAAAGCCGCTGGCGAGTCGGTCTTGCAAGCCGGCCCGCTCGATCTGGTGCTTTACTGCGCCGGTTACTATAAAGAAATGCGCGCCGCACAATTTGATCTAAAGGAAATGCAAACGCACAACCAAGTCAATTACATGGGCGCATTGCATGTACTGGACAGCGTGTTGCCGTATTTCTTGAGTCGCAAAGCAGGGCACATCAGCATGGTCAGCAGCGTGGCCGGCTATGGCGGCTTACCGCAAAGCTTGGCTTACGGGCCGACCAAAGCCGCTCTGATTAATTTGGCAGAAACGCTTTACATGGACTTGCAAGACAGCGGCGTCGCAGTCAGCCTTGTCTGTCCTGGCTTTGTAGAAACACCGTTGACTGCACAAAATAAATTCACCATGCCGGGGCTACTTACGCCCGAGCAAGCGGCGGATGAAATCATTAAAGGCTGGCAATACGGTGATTTTGAAATCCACTTTCCCAAGCGCTTTACGCGATGGGTCAAGCTAATTGGACTGTTGCCTAGAAAGTTTTACTTTCCGTTGATTCGCAAATTCACCGGTTTGTAAAGCGTCTAAAAATTAAGTCGGCTGAGTGTCGACAAAACTTGCGCGCAGCGTGAGTTTTTCCTGCAGCTTGGCCAAATTAGGATAGCTGTCGCGCCAAGTGATTTGACTGAAACGAAAATCCAGATAAGACAGCGCGCAGCCTACCGCCACATCGGACAGAGTAATGTAGACACCGCTGCAAAAAGCTTTGTCGGCCAAGCAAAGACTCATGGACTTGAGAGCCAAATCAATTTTTACCAATTGGCGATCTATCCACAATTGACTGCGCTCGGCGTCTGTACGACCAGCCCATCCCGCTTCGAGGCGGGCGGCAACAGCCGCATCAAGCAGTCCATCGGCGAGTGCTTCCCATGTCTTTACTTCAGCCCGTTCACGGCTCTGAGACGGAATGAGTTTCCCCACTGGCGATAACGTATCTAAGTACTCAACAATGACTCGCGAATCGTAAAGTGTCTCGCCGCCTTCCATGACTAGGCAAGGCACTTTACCTAAAGGGTTGGTTTCACTGATGCGGGTATTTGTGGCCCAGACATCTTCGAGTAAAAACTGGTAATCCAATTTCTTCTCTGCCATTACGATGCGTACTTTTCGCACATAAGGACTGCTATTGGATCCGATGAGTTTCATAAATGACTTTGTGCAAGAAGAAGAAAGATTTCTGACAAACCATTCTATCGACTAAGCCGGCTAAGTCGCCGTGCGCGTTGCTAGCGACCTACAATTAAGGCATGAGCCCAACAAATACTCTTTCCCCCCTGAACGCGCTGTCCCCACTAGACGGCCGCTACGCCAGCAAACTCGCTAATCTTCGCCCACTGATGTCCGAGCGCGGTTATATGCACCGCCGTGTACAAGTTGAAATCGCTTGGTTTATTTCCCTCTCAGATGCTGGCTTTGCCGAATTCAAGCCACTCAGCCCAGGTGCACGAACCTATCTTATGGGTTTGGTGAAGAATTTTTCTGATGCCGATGCACTGGCAATTAAGACGATTGAAAAAGTCACCAACCATGATGTAAAGGCTGTTGAGTACTGGATCAAATCTAAATTTGAAGCGCGGCCAGAACTGCAATCTGCAGGCGAATTCGTACACTTTGCATGTACCAGCGAAGACATCAACAACACCAGCCATGCGCTGCAACTCAAAAGCAGCCGTGAACAAGTTTTGTTGCCCGCACTAGACAAAGTGATTACCCAGTTGCGCGAAATGGCGCACGAGTTTGCGGACGAGCCTATGCTGGCCCGAACGCACGGCCAGACCGCCAGTCCGACCACCGTCGGCAAAGAAATCGCCAACGTTGTGGCACGACTCGCACTCGCGCGCGAAAAAGTCGCCAGCATCAAACTGATGGCCAAAATGAATGGCGCCGTCGGCAATTTCAACGCTCACTTATCAGCCTGGCCCGAGTTCGACTGGGAAGCATTTAGCCGCAAGGTCATAGAAACTCCAGAGCCACTTGGCTTGGGCTTGAGCTTTCAATCGCACAGTATTCAAATCGAGCCGCACGACTACATGGCCGAGTTGTTCGATGCGATTGCCCGCACCAACACCATACTGATCGACTGGTCGCGTGATGTCTGGGGCTATGTCAGCGTGGGTTACTTTAAGCAGCGACTCAAAGCCGGAGAAATTGGCTCATCCACCATGCCGCACAAAGTCAATCCGATTGACTTTGAAAATGCGGAAGGCAACTTAGGCATGGCCAATGCCATGCTGCGCCACATGAGCGAGAAGTTGCCAATTTCCCGCTGGCAACGTGACCTGACCGACAGCACCGTGCTGCGCAACATGGGCGTGGCAATGGGCTACGCCGTGCTGGCCTACAGCTCGCTGAGCACAGGTTTGGGCAAGCTGGAACTCAATCGCGAGAACTTGCAAAGCGACCTCAATTCATCTTGGGAAGTACTGGCTGAGCCAATACAAACCGTGATGCGCCGTTATGGTGTTCAAGGGGCTTATGAAAAACTCAAAGAGGTCACACGCGGCAAAACCGTGACAGCTGAGGACTTGCACGCGCTGATTCGTTCGCTAGAAATTCCTGAGTCTGAAAAAGTCCGTCTTCTGGCCATGACACCCGCGAGCTATATCGGCATGGCGGGCGAGTTGGCAAGAAGGGTTTAAGGACTTAAGGTTTGGTAGGGGTCGAGGTCAAAACCTCGACTTCACTGTCTGGTGGCATATCACGCCCGCATTGCCAGCATTGCTCAAAGCCGCCTTCGACGATCTCACCGCAGTCGCAAGACCAGCGCCGCTGCGGCATGTTTTGCAATTGATCAAGCAACTGTTTTGCCGCCGATTCCTGATTATTGTGTGTTAGCCAGACCTCGGGCAAACACTGGTCAGGCGGCATTTCACCGGCCAAGCTACTCATAAAGTAGCGCTGAACACTGGCTTCGAAGCCAGCTTGCTTGAGGGCGTCTACCCAGAGCGAAGCAATTGCGATATTGGGGGCACGTGCAAGACGAATCATTAACTCAGTTTAACTGCTGACATTAGGTTGCACGCAGCCTGTGGCTACAGCCTTAGGCACTCACCTTTTCTCCAACGCTCGGTCAGAGTAACGCCCGAAACGCCAGGCGCTGGCGTCTAGCGTGATGCGCCGCCAAGTCTGGCGTTTCGCCGCTGGTGTCATCTCCAGCCAAAACTGAACTTCCTCAAAACTGCGGCCGCAGCCTTTGCACACTTCGTCGCCCTGACTGGTGGAGCAGATCGCGATACAAGGCGTGTCGGCCGTGCTGTCGTACCAGCGCTGCCAAGCCTGCATGGCGGCGTCTGGGAAGCTGTTCTCGTCGGCTTCTGTCTCGTGGTAGAAAACCATTAACGCATACACCTCGGCCAGCGCAATCAGTGGCCGGGCC includes:
- the purB gene encoding adenylosuccinate lyase — translated: MSPTNTLSPLNALSPLDGRYASKLANLRPLMSERGYMHRRVQVEIAWFISLSDAGFAEFKPLSPGARTYLMGLVKNFSDADALAIKTIEKVTNHDVKAVEYWIKSKFEARPELQSAGEFVHFACTSEDINNTSHALQLKSSREQVLLPALDKVITQLREMAHEFADEPMLARTHGQTASPTTVGKEIANVVARLALAREKVASIKLMAKMNGAVGNFNAHLSAWPEFDWEAFSRKVIETPEPLGLGLSFQSHSIQIEPHDYMAELFDAIARTNTILIDWSRDVWGYVSVGYFKQRLKAGEIGSSTMPHKVNPIDFENAEGNLGMANAMLRHMSEKLPISRWQRDLTDSTVLRNMGVAMGYAVLAYSSLSTGLGKLELNRENLQSDLNSSWEVLAEPIQTVMRRYGVQGAYEKLKEVTRGKTVTAEDLHALIRSLEIPESEKVRLLAMTPASYIGMAGELARRV
- a CDS encoding glutathione S-transferase N-terminal domain-containing protein, which encodes MKLIGSNSSPYVRKVRIVMAEKKLDYQFLLEDVWATNTRISETNPLGKVPCLVMEGGETLYDSRVIVEYLDTLSPVGKLIPSQSRERAEVKTWEALADGLLDAAVAARLEAGWAGRTDAERSQLWIDRQLVKIDLALKSMSLCLADKAFCSGVYITLSDVAVGCALSYLDFRFSQITWRDSYPNLAKLQEKLTLRASFVDTQPT
- a CDS encoding DUF2007 domain-containing protein; translated protein: MIRLARAPNIAIASLWVDALKQAGFEASVQRYFMSSLAGEMPPDQCLPEVWLTHNNQESAAKQLLDQLQNMPQRRWSCDCGEIVEGGFEQCWQCGRDMPPDSEVEVLTSTPTKP
- a CDS encoding SDR family NAD(P)-dependent oxidoreductase, with protein sequence MAFNPPINDWHGKTVWLVGASSGIGRATAHALHLLGAQIIISARNQAALDQFVQEHPGSIALALDAGDAASVKAAGESVLQAGPLDLVLYCAGYYKEMRAAQFDLKEMQTHNQVNYMGALHVLDSVLPYFLSRKAGHISMVSSVAGYGGLPQSLAYGPTKAALINLAETLYMDLQDSGVAVSLVCPGFVETPLTAQNKFTMPGLLTPEQAADEIIKGWQYGDFEIHFPKRFTRWVKLIGLLPRKFYFPLIRKFTGL
- a CDS encoding DUF3717 domain-containing protein, encoding MAGIHITDIEAAINYWRDKSPSFDGITLARPLIALAEVYALMVFYHETEADENSFPDAAMQAWQRWYDSTADTPCIAICSTSQGDEVCKGCGRSFEEVQFWLEMTPAAKRQTWRRITLDASAWRFGRYSDRALEKR